One genomic window of Raphanus sativus cultivar WK10039 unplaced genomic scaffold, ASM80110v3 Scaffold1446, whole genome shotgun sequence includes the following:
- the LOC130504239 gene encoding calmodulin calcium-dependent NAD kinase-like: protein MKAIGSSGVSCEPHCTEVMSPVAHNKQSPVLLLMGGGMGAGKSTVLKNILQEPFWSEAEADAVVIEADAFKESDVIYRALSSRGHHDDMLQTAELVHQSSTDAASSLLVTALNEGRDVIMDGTLAWAPFLEQTIIMARNVHKHRYRMGAGYKVSEDGTITEEYWRQETEKNGKQQNLKPYRIELVGVVCDAYLAVVRGIRRALMVKRAVRVRSQLESHKNFANAFPKYCELVDHARLYCTNAVAGPPKLIAWKSVDCNLLVDPEEIECLKRVSNLNPDAESINELYSDPSVLSKPGSVWSNVVLAPSRPKLQKQLTDAIKKIEKTQATK, encoded by the exons ATGAAAGCCATCGGCAGTAGCGGCGTAAGCTGTGAGCCGCACTGTACGGAAGTTATGTCTCCGGTGGCTCACAATAAACAGAGTCCCGTCCTCCTCCTTATGGGCGGTGGAATGGGTGCCGGAAAGAGCACCGTCCTCAAAAATATTCTCCAAGA gCCGTTTTGGTCGGAGGCAGAGGCCGACGCAGTGGTGATAGAAGCAGATGCATTTAAGGAGAGTGATGTTATTTATAGAGCTCTTAGTTCTAGAGGTCACCACGACGATATGCTTCAAACTGCTGAATTG GTGCACCAATCATCTACTGATGCTGCATCGTCCTTACTAGTAACAGCATTAAACGAAGGACGTGATGTCATAATGGATGGAACCTTAGCATGGGCGCCCTTCCTGGAACAAACTATCATAATGGCTAGGAACGTCCACAAACATAGATATCGAATGGGCGCAGGCTACAAGGTATCCGAAGACGGGACAATAACCGAAGAATACTGGAGacaagaaacagaaaaaaatgggAAACAACAAAACTTGAAACCTTATAGAATCGAGCTGGTCGGTGTGGTTTGTGATGCTTATCTCGCTGTAGTAAGAGGCATACG GAGAGCTCTAATGGTGAAGAGAGCAGTGAGAGTGAGATCTCAGCTCGAATCACACAAGAATTTTGCTAATGCATTTCCAAAGTACTGTGAGCTTGTTGATCACGCTAGGCTTTACTGCACCAATGCTGTTGCTGGTCCTCCAAAG CTTATAGCGTGGAAATCTGTAGATTGTAACCTTCTGGTGGATCCAGAGGAGATTGAATGTTTGAAACGGGTCAGTAATCTTAACCCGGATGCTGAATCCATTAACGAGCTTTATTCGGATCCGAGCGTATTAAGCAAGCCAGGTTCAGTTTGGAGTAATGTTGTTTTAGCCCCATCTAGACCCAAGCTTCAGAAGCAACTTACCGATGCCATCAAGAAAATTGAAAAGACCCAAGCGACAAAGTGA